One part of the Perognathus longimembris pacificus isolate PPM17 chromosome 10, ASM2315922v1, whole genome shotgun sequence genome encodes these proteins:
- the Tsen2 gene encoding LOW QUALITY PROTEIN: tRNA-splicing endonuclease subunit Sen2 (The sequence of the model RefSeq protein was modified relative to this genomic sequence to represent the inferred CDS: inserted 1 base in 1 codon) yields the protein MAEAVFRAPKRKRRVYESYKSPLPXPFRQDPGPQQESPQLRAELIHSRVIVRRPEDMRRLYGNGYFGKGVLSRSRPGFTGSDPKLAATWKDVKTRMPIITSKKYQCRVTWAAEAMRRQGQDESTVCELLEELTRPLAHPCADGGQACGQQDPAETEGPSVVNGDSGQPDGPPGGPRESPGRHPPAAHDLDRHPEDTAAPPRDARFPHSRHQPPGHTGADHDYVLVEEEGCDVHEGADTPAEESVQRRRLTCRRNPYRVLEYLQLSLEEAFFLVYALGCLSVYYEEEPLTIMKLWRAFTAVQPTFRTTYMAYHHFRSKGWVPKVGLKYGTDLLLYRKGPPFYHASYSVIVELVDDRFEGAPRRPFSWKSLAALSRVSASVSKELLLCYLVKPSTMTEEDMGSPECMKRIKVQEVILSRWVSSRERSDPDEL from the exons ATGGCGGAGGCGGTCTTCCGAGCcccgaagaggaagaggagggtgtacgAGAGCTACAAGTCCCCACTGC GTCCGTTCCGCCAGGACCCGGGTCCCCAGCAGGAATCCCCCCAGCTCCGCGCCGAGCTCATCCACAGCAGGGTGATCGTGAGGCGCCCCGAGGACATGAGGCGGCTGTATGGGAAC GGCTACTTTGGGAAAGGCGTGCTTTCCAGAAGCCGGCCAGGCTTCACCGGCTCGGACCCTAAGCTGGCTGCCACGTGGAAAG ACGTGAAGACACGCATGCCTATAATCACGTCCAAGAA GTATCAGTGCCGTGTGACGTGGGCCGCAGAGGCGATGCGGAGACAAGGCCAGGACGAGAGCACGGTGTGCGAGCTCCTGGAGGAGCTCACGAGACCGCTCGCACACCCCTGCGCGGACGGGGGCCAGGCGTGTGGACAGCAGGACCCTGCGGAGACCGAGGGGCCTTCTGTGGTGAACGGGGACTCTGGACAGCCGGACGGGCCCCCTGGTGGCCCACGGGAGAGCCCAGGACGCCACCCGCCCGCTGCACACGACCTCGACAGACATCCCGAGGACACGGCGGCTCCGCCCCGAGACGCCCGCTTCCCCCACAGCCGACACCAGCCACCGGGACACACCGGGGCTGACCACGACTACGTGCTCGTGGAAGAAGAGGGGTGCGATGTGCACGAGGGAGCCGACACCCCAGCAGAGGAA TCGGTGCAGAGGCGGAGGCTGACGTGCCGGAGGAATCCGTACAGGGTCCTGGAGTACTTGCAGCTCAGCCTGGAGGAG GCCTTCTTCCTTGTGTACGCATTGGGGTGCCTGAGTGTCTACTACGAGGAG gaaCCTCTGACGATCATGAAGCTCTGGCGCGCTTTCACCGCAGTGCAGCCCACCTTCAGGACGACGTACATGGCGTACCACCACTTCCGGAGCAAGGGCTGGGTGCCCAAAGTGGGGCTCAAGTACGGGACGGACCTGC tGCTGTACCGGAAAGGCCCTCCGTTTTACCATGCAAG CTACTCGGTCATCGTGGAGCTGGTTGACGACCGCTTCGAGGGCGCCCCCCGCAGGCCTTTCAGCTGGAAGTCCCTGGCCGCGCTGAGCAGGGTGTCCGCCAGCGTCTCCAAG GAGCTTCTACTGTGCTACTTGGTGAAGCCCTCCACCATGACCGAGGAGGACATGGGGTCCCCAGAGTGCATGAAGAGAATTAAAGTTCAG GAGGTGATCCTCAGCCGCTGGGTTTCTTCACGAGAGAGGAGTGACCCGGATGAACTGTAG